Proteins encoded in a region of the Streptomyces sp. NBC_00258 genome:
- the soxR gene encoding redox-sensitive transcriptional activator SoxR: MPQIPEKIHELTVGQLSARSGAAVSALHFYESKGLISSRRTTGNQRRYHRDALRRVAFVRAAQRVGIPLATIRDALAELPEERTPTREDWARLSEAWRSELDERIKQLGRLRDHLTDCIGCGCLSLETCVLSNPDDVFGERQSGSRLMVERPGARKQREQPEKEPRDCG; this comes from the coding sequence GTGCCCCAGATTCCCGAGAAGATCCACGAACTCACGGTCGGCCAGTTGTCGGCCCGCAGCGGCGCTGCCGTCTCGGCCCTGCACTTCTACGAGTCCAAGGGCCTGATCAGCAGTCGCCGCACCACAGGCAATCAGCGCCGCTACCACCGGGACGCACTGCGCCGGGTCGCCTTCGTACGGGCCGCGCAGCGCGTCGGCATCCCGCTGGCCACGATCCGTGACGCGCTCGCCGAGCTTCCCGAGGAGCGCACTCCGACGCGCGAGGACTGGGCCCGCCTCTCGGAGGCCTGGCGGTCCGAACTCGACGAGCGCATCAAGCAGTTGGGCCGTCTGCGCGACCACCTCACGGACTGCATCGGCTGCGGCTGTCTCTCACTGGAGACCTGCGTGCTGTCCAACCCCGACGACGTCTTCGGCGAACGGCAGAGCGGTTCCCGGCTGATGGTGGAACGCCCGGGCGCCAGGAAGCAGCGCGAGCAGCCGGAGAAGGAGCCCAGGGACTGCGGCTGA
- a CDS encoding RNA ligase (ATP), with amino-acid sequence MSTLRVTAEVLTVHEHPNADALELAQVGLYRAVVAKGVYRTGETAVYIPEQSVLPEDLIEELGLTGRLAGSRSDRVKAVRLRGELSQGIVCRPKALAGVDLARAAADGTDFAERLGITKWVPPIPPTMDGEVESAPGLLPWVDIENIQRYPDIFAPGEDVVLTEKLHGSACLLTYFAEDGRVQVSSKGFGAKYLALTEDPRNLYWRAVHGHGVAAAAARLAERLGARRVGVFGEVYGAGVQDLTYGADGRRETLGYAVFDVSAEIDGEVRWLDATELLTGELPLVPRLYEGPYDIGRVLEFASGRETVSGQGLHLREGVVIRPAIERYSPVTGGRAVAKAVSPAYLTRKGGTEYE; translated from the coding sequence ATGTCGACGCTGCGCGTCACCGCCGAAGTGCTGACCGTCCACGAGCATCCGAACGCCGACGCACTCGAACTGGCCCAGGTGGGCCTGTACCGAGCCGTCGTCGCCAAGGGCGTGTACCGCACCGGCGAGACCGCCGTCTACATCCCGGAGCAGTCCGTGCTGCCCGAGGACCTGATCGAGGAACTGGGCCTGACCGGACGCCTCGCGGGGAGCAGGTCGGACCGCGTGAAGGCGGTGCGGCTGCGCGGCGAGCTGTCGCAGGGGATCGTCTGCCGGCCGAAGGCGCTGGCCGGCGTCGACCTCGCGCGGGCCGCGGCGGACGGCACGGACTTCGCGGAGCGGCTCGGCATCACCAAATGGGTGCCGCCGATACCGCCCACGATGGACGGCGAGGTCGAGTCGGCTCCCGGTCTGCTGCCCTGGGTCGACATCGAGAACATCCAGCGCTACCCGGACATCTTCGCCCCGGGCGAGGATGTGGTCCTGACCGAGAAGCTGCACGGCTCGGCCTGCCTGCTCACGTACTTCGCCGAGGACGGCCGCGTCCAGGTCTCCTCGAAGGGTTTCGGCGCCAAGTACCTGGCCCTGACGGAGGACCCGCGCAACCTGTACTGGCGCGCGGTCCACGGCCACGGCGTCGCGGCGGCCGCGGCCCGGCTCGCCGAACGGCTCGGGGCGCGCCGGGTCGGCGTCTTCGGCGAGGTGTACGGAGCGGGCGTACAGGACCTCACCTACGGCGCCGACGGCCGCCGCGAGACGCTCGGGTACGCGGTGTTCGACGTGTCCGCGGAGATCGACGGCGAGGTCCGCTGGCTGGACGCGACGGAGCTGCTCACGGGTGAACTGCCGCTCGTGCCACGGCTCTACGAGGGCCCGTACGACATCGGCCGCGTCCTGGAGTTCGCCTCCGGGCGCGAGACGGTCTCCGGGCAGGGGCTGCATCTGCGCGAGGGAGTCGTGATCAGGCCCGCCATCGAGCGGTACAGCCCGGTGACGGGTGGCCGGGCCGTCGCGAAGGCGGTCAGCCCGGCGTATCTGACGCGGAAGGGCGGCACGGAGTACGAGTGA
- a CDS encoding 3-keto-5-aminohexanoate cleavage protein, translating to MVQVCVNGGRGSGDGALVPLSPRAMADSAAEAVAVGASDIHVHAKSPCGEDTLSPKAVAATLEEIRSRVGVPVGVTTGAWAEPDPAARVARVREWTVLPDHASVNWHEPGAEQVAAALLERGVAVEAGIWSGTDGAARFAASPLGPRVLRILAEVTDPNPDTAEDSAKELLAALGMGSATPPRKGRGELREQPPPGPQATTHGRPVLLHGEEGGTWPVLRLAGRLGLATRIGLEDTLLLPGGQRALSNAELVTEGLAQYEGARRRVP from the coding sequence ATGGTGCAGGTGTGTGTGAACGGGGGACGCGGGTCCGGTGACGGTGCGCTCGTGCCGTTGTCGCCGAGAGCGATGGCCGACTCCGCGGCGGAGGCCGTCGCGGTCGGGGCGTCGGACATCCATGTCCATGCAAAGTCCCCCTGTGGAGAGGACACGCTGTCGCCGAAAGCGGTTGCAGCGACGCTGGAAGAAATACGTTCACGGGTCGGCGTCCCCGTCGGCGTGACCACCGGCGCCTGGGCCGAGCCCGACCCCGCGGCCCGTGTCGCGCGCGTCCGTGAGTGGACCGTCCTGCCCGACCACGCCTCGGTCAACTGGCACGAGCCGGGGGCCGAGCAGGTCGCCGCCGCGCTCCTGGAGCGGGGCGTGGCCGTGGAGGCGGGCATCTGGTCCGGCACGGACGGAGCCGCACGGTTCGCGGCGTCACCACTCGGCCCGCGAGTTCTGCGCATCCTGGCAGAGGTCACGGACCCGAATCCCGACACGGCGGAGGACTCGGCCAAGGAGCTCCTGGCCGCACTGGGAATGGGGTCCGCCACCCCGCCCCGCAAGGGACGCGGGGAACTGCGCGAACAGCCCCCACCGGGCCCGCAGGCCACCACTCACGGCCGTCCCGTCCTGCTGCACGGCGAGGAGGGCGGCACCTGGCCGGTCCTCCGGCTCGCCGGACGCCTCGGACTCGCGACGCGAATCGGCCTGGAGGACACCCTCCTCCTGCCGGGCGGTCAACGGGCGCTGTCCAACGCGGAGTTGGTTACGGAGGGTCTGGCCCAGTACGAGGGGGCACGGCGCCGCGTCCCCTGA
- a CDS encoding penicillin acylase family protein: protein MPRRTPRTILDRQRTPRRFTKFLKGASICVLVAGLLSPLSQTAAAQPAPAAAAAAANDYCGGRCSDILPAGQNGNATLAEILLNQAFGSQPAHADDQLAPYGNLASGYSGLTDAKINDFFRDASFGVPADQVESTLKPAGRTDVTIVRDKKTGVPHITGTTRYGTEFGAGYAAAQDRLWLMDVFRHVGRGKLTPFAGGAPSNQGLEQEFWRHAPYTEADLQAQIDNAVATNGARGQQALADVRAYIAGINAYIDASDSGRYFPGEYVLTGHKDSVTNAGTIEHFKETDLVALASVIGALFGSGGGGEVNNAISLLAAQSKYGVEEGTKVWESFRERNDPEAVLTVHNGESFPYATKPADPQGEALPAAGSVAEEPLVYDRTGSAATATATGTSASATASALSSAKRGMSNALVVSGKSTASGNPIAVFGPQTGYFAPQLLMLQEIQGPGLSARGASFAGLSMYVELGRGQDYAWSATTSGQDIIDTYAVELCQDDTHYLYRGTCTAMEKIEQTNAWKPTTADGTAAGSYRMQVWRTKYGPVTHRATVDGKRVAYTTLRSSYMHEADSIIGFQMLNDPDYVKSPQTFQSAVQHINYTFNWFYADSQHTAYYNSGDNPVRANGVDAEFPVWAQPAYEWKNWTPTTNTADYTPASAHPNSIDQDYYISWNNKQAKDYTTAPWGNGSVHRGNLLEDRVKKLVTAGGVTRASLTKAMADAALADLRAEDVLPKLLKVVNSSPVTDPAAAAAVTKLSDWVTAGAKRKETSAGSKAYANAEAIRILDAWWPLLVKAEFEPGLGSDLYTAMTNNLPVDEAPSAGHGPTGSHAGSSFQYGWWSYVHKDIRAVLGETVQGGLAKPYCGGGSLGACRTVLINTLKEAAGKTAAQVYPGDDLCSAGDQWCADSVNQRTLGGIKHNKISWQNRPTYQQVVEFASHR, encoded by the coding sequence ATGCCCCGGCGTACCCCACGCACCATCCTCGACAGACAGAGAACTCCCCGCAGATTCACCAAGTTCCTCAAGGGCGCATCCATATGCGTGCTCGTTGCCGGTCTTTTGTCACCTCTTTCCCAGACGGCCGCCGCGCAGCCCGCCCCGGCGGCGGCCGCGGCAGCCGCCAACGACTACTGCGGCGGACGGTGTTCCGACATCCTCCCGGCGGGCCAGAACGGCAACGCGACCCTCGCCGAGATCCTCCTGAACCAGGCCTTCGGAAGTCAGCCCGCGCACGCGGACGACCAGCTCGCGCCCTACGGCAACCTCGCGTCGGGCTACTCCGGGCTCACCGACGCCAAGATCAACGACTTCTTCAGGGACGCCTCGTTCGGGGTCCCCGCCGACCAGGTCGAGTCGACCCTGAAGCCCGCCGGACGCACCGACGTCACGATCGTCCGCGACAAGAAGACCGGTGTGCCGCACATCACAGGCACCACGCGTTACGGCACGGAGTTCGGCGCCGGATACGCGGCCGCCCAGGACCGACTGTGGCTGATGGACGTCTTCCGGCACGTCGGACGCGGCAAACTGACCCCCTTCGCCGGCGGCGCGCCCTCCAACCAGGGCCTTGAGCAGGAGTTCTGGCGCCACGCCCCCTACACCGAGGCCGATCTCCAGGCCCAGATCGACAACGCCGTCGCCACGAACGGCGCCCGCGGCCAGCAGGCCCTCGCCGACGTCCGGGCCTACATCGCCGGCATCAACGCCTACATCGACGCCTCCGACAGCGGTCGCTACTTCCCCGGCGAATACGTCCTGACCGGCCACAAGGACTCCGTCACCAACGCCGGGACCATCGAGCACTTCAAGGAGACCGACCTGGTCGCGCTCGCCTCGGTCATCGGCGCGCTCTTCGGCTCCGGGGGCGGCGGCGAGGTCAACAACGCCATCTCACTCCTGGCGGCCCAGTCCAAGTACGGCGTGGAGGAGGGCACCAAGGTCTGGGAGTCCTTCCGCGAGCGCAACGACCCCGAGGCCGTGCTCACGGTCCACAACGGCGAGAGCTTCCCGTACGCGACCAAGCCGGCCGACCCCCAGGGCGAGGCACTGCCCGCCGCGGGCTCGGTGGCCGAGGAGCCGCTGGTCTACGACCGCACGGGCAGCGCGGCCACCGCCACGGCCACCGGGACGTCCGCCTCGGCGACGGCGAGCGCGCTCAGCTCGGCGAAACGCGGCATGTCCAACGCGCTCGTGGTGAGCGGCAAGAGCACGGCGAGCGGCAATCCGATCGCAGTCTTCGGTCCGCAGACCGGCTATTTCGCGCCACAGCTGCTGATGCTCCAGGAGATCCAGGGCCCCGGTCTCAGCGCCCGCGGCGCCTCCTTCGCCGGACTGAGCATGTACGTCGAACTCGGCCGCGGCCAGGACTACGCGTGGAGCGCCACGACCTCCGGCCAGGACATCATCGACACCTACGCGGTCGAGCTGTGCCAGGACGACACCCACTACCTCTACCGCGGCACCTGCACGGCCATGGAGAAGATCGAGCAGACCAACGCCTGGAAGCCCACCACCGCCGACGGCACCGCGGCAGGCTCGTACCGCATGCAGGTCTGGCGCACCAAATACGGCCCGGTGACGCATCGCGCCACGGTCGACGGCAAACGGGTCGCGTACACCACCCTGCGCTCCTCCTACATGCACGAGGCCGACTCGATCATCGGCTTCCAGATGCTCAACGACCCGGACTACGTGAAGAGCCCGCAGACCTTCCAGTCGGCGGTGCAGCACATCAACTACACCTTCAACTGGTTCTACGCCGACTCGCAGCACACCGCGTACTACAACAGCGGTGACAACCCGGTCCGCGCCAACGGTGTCGACGCCGAGTTCCCGGTCTGGGCGCAGCCGGCGTACGAGTGGAAGAACTGGACGCCGACGACGAACACCGCCGACTACACACCGGCGTCCGCCCACCCCAACTCCATCGACCAGGACTACTACATCTCCTGGAACAACAAACAGGCCAAGGACTACACCACGGCTCCCTGGGGCAACGGCTCCGTCCACCGCGGCAACCTCCTGGAGGACCGGGTGAAGAAGCTGGTCACCGCGGGCGGGGTCACCAGGGCGTCCCTCACCAAGGCGATGGCCGACGCCGCGCTGGCCGACCTGCGCGCCGAGGACGTACTGCCCAAGCTGCTGAAGGTGGTGAACAGTTCGCCGGTCACCGACCCGGCGGCCGCGGCGGCCGTGACGAAACTGTCCGACTGGGTGACGGCCGGCGCCAAACGCAAGGAGACCTCGGCCGGTTCGAAGGCATACGCCAACGCCGAGGCGATCCGCATCCTGGACGCCTGGTGGCCACTGCTGGTCAAGGCCGAGTTCGAACCCGGCCTCGGCAGTGACCTCTACACCGCCATGACCAACAACCTCCCCGTGGACGAGGCGCCGTCGGCCGGACACGGGCCCACCGGCTCGCACGCCGGAAGCTCCTTCCAGTATGGCTGGTGGAGCTATGTCCACAAGGACATCCGGGCGGTGCTCGGCGAGACCGTGCAGGGCGGACTCGCCAAGCCCTACTGCGGCGGCGGCAGCCTCGGCGCCTGCCGGACCGTCCTGATCAACACCCTCAAGGAGGCCGCGGGGAAGACCGCCGCCCAGGTCTACCCGGGCGACGACCTCTGCTCGGCCGGCGACCAGTGGTGCGCCGACTCGGTCAACCAGCGCACGCTGGGCGGCATCAAGCACAACAAGATCAGCTGGCAGAACCGGCCCACCTACCAGCAGGTCGTGGAGTTCGCCTCACACCGGTGA
- a CDS encoding serine-threonine protein kinase, which yields MTEPEVGVAPYWELTFDADGDVNARQRDRLLKEASERGVKDLIVFAHGWNSDRSGATRLYSRFFEPFPGLAPNARLGFVGVVWPSMRFSDEPVPDFERAVTAATVGPALDKGTRGGLLEVFPGRATLVDQIARMLDQQPDEEAALEEFGRLVRLLVELHPEAPGTAFAADTVAEAGPQCDPEMFLGDTTEMCREFARALAEERAGADGELAVGVRTGAGAGTEGVQASFGLPRVWDGAHELLRQATYFAMKRRAGTVGERGLGPLVGRLAQVAPGLRVHLVGHSFGGRLVSFALRGLPKGVRNVKSVTLLQAAFSHYAFAARLPHDARGKGVLHGQQDRVDGPLVCCFSRFDSALGTIYPMASRMAGDSDSAADLRLPRLLGGKWGALGFDGVQAVAGTKGFELADALRAKLPVSGCVNIDASAVVKRGGAPSGAHSDICHRELAQVVLAAGRIR from the coding sequence ATGACGGAGCCGGAAGTGGGTGTGGCTCCCTACTGGGAGCTGACGTTCGACGCGGACGGGGATGTGAACGCCAGGCAGCGCGACCGGCTGCTGAAGGAGGCGTCGGAGCGGGGCGTCAAGGATCTGATCGTGTTCGCGCACGGCTGGAACAGCGACCGGTCGGGGGCGACACGGCTCTACAGCCGGTTCTTCGAACCGTTCCCCGGGCTCGCGCCGAACGCCCGGCTCGGGTTCGTGGGCGTGGTGTGGCCGTCGATGCGGTTCTCGGACGAGCCGGTCCCCGACTTCGAGCGGGCCGTGACGGCGGCGACCGTGGGGCCGGCTCTGGACAAGGGCACCCGCGGCGGTCTGCTGGAGGTCTTCCCCGGCCGGGCCACCCTGGTCGACCAGATCGCCCGGATGCTCGACCAACAACCTGACGAGGAAGCCGCGTTGGAGGAGTTCGGGCGGCTCGTACGGCTGCTCGTCGAGCTGCACCCCGAGGCGCCGGGGACGGCGTTCGCCGCGGACACCGTGGCTGAGGCCGGGCCGCAGTGCGACCCGGAGATGTTCCTCGGGGACACGACGGAGATGTGCCGGGAGTTCGCGCGGGCGCTGGCGGAGGAACGGGCCGGCGCCGACGGCGAGCTCGCGGTCGGAGTCAGGACCGGAGCGGGGGCCGGGACCGAAGGAGTCCAGGCCTCGTTCGGGCTTCCCCGGGTCTGGGACGGCGCGCACGAACTGCTGCGGCAGGCAACGTACTTCGCGATGAAGCGGCGTGCCGGCACGGTCGGTGAGCGTGGGCTGGGTCCGTTGGTCGGGCGGCTCGCGCAGGTGGCGCCGGGGCTGCGGGTGCATCTCGTGGGGCACAGCTTCGGCGGGCGCCTGGTGTCGTTCGCGCTGCGCGGGCTGCCCAAGGGCGTACGGAACGTGAAGTCGGTGACCCTGCTCCAAGCGGCCTTCTCCCACTACGCGTTCGCGGCTCGGCTGCCGCACGACGCGCGGGGCAAGGGCGTTCTGCACGGTCAACAGGACCGTGTCGACGGCCCGTTGGTCTGCTGCTTCTCGCGCTTCGACTCGGCGCTCGGGACGATCTACCCGATGGCCTCCCGGATGGCGGGCGACAGCGACTCCGCCGCCGACCTCCGGCTTCCGCGCCTGCTCGGCGGCAAGTGGGGGGCGTTGGGGTTCGACGGGGTGCAGGCGGTGGCGGGCACGAAGGGGTTCGAGCTCGCCGACGCGCTGCGGGCGAAGCTGCCCGTGTCGGGGTGCGTGAACATCGACGCGTCCGCGGTGGTGAAGCGCGGTGGAGCCCCGTCGGGGGCCCACAGCGACATCTGTCACCGGGAGTTGGCCCAGGTGGTGCTGGCGGCGGGCCGTATCCGGTGA
- a CDS encoding exo-beta-N-acetylmuramidase NamZ family protein: MRRLSRRSLLAATTAAAAFSANPPTTAAAAQEPQAQRGARRLRTGFERLAADGYTLLDGERVGIVTNPTGITRDVRHIVDVMHADDRVNLVAVFGPEHGFRGTAQAGGSEGRYDDPATGLPVYDTYLKSGQPLADIFTASGVDTVVFDIQDAGARFYTYIWTLYDCMEAARLAGKRFVVLDRPNPVTGRSAQGPVLHKEFATFVGREPIAQAHGMTVAELARLFNKEFLAAPVPLDTVLMSGWKRSDFYDASGLPWVPPSPNMPTPDTALVYSGTCLFEGTNLSEGRGTTRPFELLGAEGIDRRWAAEAGQLGLPGVHFREAYFAPTFSKFQGKTVGGVQIHVHDRAAYDPVRTGIALLVTAKKVWSGFAWRSDNWIDKLTGSTQVRTMIDAGAGADEVVAAWQGELAAFRRMRGKYLLYR, encoded by the coding sequence ATGCGCCGCCTGTCCAGACGGAGTCTCCTCGCCGCCACAACCGCCGCGGCGGCGTTCTCAGCGAACCCGCCCACCACAGCCGCGGCCGCCCAGGAACCACAGGCACAAAGGGGCGCCCGCCGCCTGCGGACCGGCTTCGAGCGTCTCGCCGCGGACGGCTACACCCTCCTCGACGGCGAACGCGTAGGAATCGTCACCAACCCGACCGGCATCACCCGGGACGTCCGCCACATCGTCGACGTCATGCACGCGGACGACCGCGTGAACCTGGTGGCCGTCTTCGGCCCCGAGCACGGCTTCCGTGGTACCGCCCAGGCCGGCGGCTCCGAGGGCCGCTACGACGACCCGGCGACCGGCCTCCCGGTCTACGACACGTACCTGAAGAGCGGGCAGCCGCTGGCCGACATCTTCACGGCCTCCGGTGTGGACACCGTCGTCTTCGACATCCAGGACGCTGGCGCCCGCTTCTACACGTACATCTGGACGCTGTACGACTGCATGGAGGCGGCCCGGCTCGCCGGGAAGCGTTTCGTGGTGCTCGACCGGCCGAACCCGGTGACCGGCCGGAGCGCCCAGGGCCCCGTGCTGCACAAGGAGTTCGCGACCTTCGTGGGCCGGGAGCCGATCGCGCAGGCGCACGGGATGACGGTGGCGGAGCTGGCGCGGCTGTTCAACAAGGAGTTCCTCGCGGCGCCGGTACCGCTGGACACCGTGCTGATGTCGGGCTGGAAGCGGTCGGACTTCTACGACGCCTCGGGCCTCCCCTGGGTGCCGCCGAGCCCCAACATGCCGACGCCGGACACCGCGCTCGTGTACTCGGGGACGTGTCTCTTCGAGGGGACGAACCTGTCGGAGGGGCGTGGCACGACCCGCCCGTTCGAGCTGCTCGGCGCGGAGGGCATCGACCGGCGGTGGGCCGCCGAGGCGGGTCAACTCGGGCTGCCCGGCGTGCACTTCAGGGAGGCGTACTTCGCGCCGACCTTCTCGAAGTTCCAGGGCAAGACCGTCGGGGGCGTGCAGATCCATGTCCACGACCGGGCCGCGTACGACCCCGTACGCACCGGGATCGCGCTGCTCGTGACCGCCAAGAAGGTGTGGAGCGGCTTCGCCTGGCGCTCCGACAACTGGATCGACAAGCTGACGGGCTCCACACAGGTCCGCACGATGATCGACGCCGGCGCGGGTGCCGACGAGGTCGTGGCGGCCTGGCAGGGCGAGCTGGCGGCCTTCCGCCGGATGCGCGGGAAGTACCTCCTCTATCGCTGA
- a CDS encoding SDR family oxidoreductase: MVEAVQGAGVVVTGAGGGIGAALARRFAAEGARVVVNDLDAGKAKAVAEEIGAVAVPGDASAIVAEARDALGGTVDVYCANAGLASGGSEAAPEQVWELAWDVNVMAHVRAANELLPAWLERGSGRFVSTVSAAGLLTMVGAAPYSVTKHGAYAFAEWLSLTYRHRGLKVHAICPQGVRTDMLAGTGSAGDLVLKPTAIEPEDVADALFSGIEEDRFLILPHPEVADYYRARAGDPDRWLTSMNHIQQKWEADGR; this comes from the coding sequence ATGGTGGAAGCCGTGCAGGGTGCCGGAGTGGTCGTCACCGGAGCTGGAGGGGGCATCGGGGCCGCGTTGGCGCGGCGGTTCGCCGCCGAAGGGGCCCGGGTCGTCGTCAATGATCTGGATGCCGGGAAGGCGAAGGCCGTCGCCGAGGAGATCGGGGCGGTCGCCGTCCCGGGCGACGCCTCCGCGATCGTGGCCGAGGCGCGGGACGCCCTCGGGGGCACGGTCGACGTCTACTGCGCCAACGCCGGGCTCGCCTCCGGTGGCTCGGAGGCGGCTCCCGAACAGGTCTGGGAGCTCGCCTGGGACGTGAACGTGATGGCCCACGTCCGTGCGGCCAACGAACTGCTCCCCGCCTGGCTGGAGCGCGGCAGCGGCCGTTTCGTCTCCACCGTCTCGGCGGCCGGACTCCTCACGATGGTCGGCGCGGCCCCGTACAGCGTCACCAAGCACGGCGCGTACGCATTCGCCGAGTGGCTCTCCCTCACGTACCGCCACCGCGGTCTGAAGGTCCACGCGATCTGTCCGCAGGGCGTTCGCACCGACATGCTCGCGGGCACCGGCAGCGCCGGCGACCTCGTGCTCAAGCCCACCGCCATCGAGCCCGAGGACGTCGCGGACGCCCTCTTCTCCGGGATCGAGGAGGACCGCTTCCTGATCCTGCCGCACCCCGAGGTCGCCGACTACTACCGGGCGCGGGCCGGCGACCCCGACCGCTGGCTGACGAGCATGAACCACATCCAGCAGAAGTGGGAGGCGGACGGCCGGTGA
- a CDS encoding class I adenylate-forming enzyme family protein gives MTTSLYAAQPWLALLNDAQRGPISPVDSPVHALRRAVAEAPDRTFLTYFDGRLSYREVDELSDSVAGHLAARGLERGDRVAVLLQNSPLFVLTVLGAWKAGATVLPVNPMYKSGEVTHVLRDGEVTALICSDRAWESYLRETAADSPVRVVLTGCELDLQTRGDARVLNFERLPQAPDADDLLTVARAGHKAPEGRDPGPSDIALISYTSGTSGAPKGATNTHANIMYNAERQRTGLALPEAPVYFAMAPLFHITGMVCQFAACLNSVGTLVLVYRFETGVVLDAFAEHRPHYTVGPSTAFMALAAHPSVTPDHFSSFVNISSGGAPVPPALVEKFRAGFGPYIRNGYGLTECTAPCASVPPGREAPVDPVSGTLAVGLPGPDTVVRIVDDQGAEVPFGEQGEILVRGPQVVPGYWRRPEATAETFPDGELRTGDIGFMDADGWLYVVDRKKDMINASGFKVWPREVEDVLYTHPAVREAAVVGVPDGYRGETVKAYISLRPGAEEDPAALAAYCKERLAAYKYPRQVEILPDLPKTASGKILRRELRSRTQDGQ, from the coding sequence GTGACCACCTCCCTGTACGCGGCCCAGCCCTGGCTCGCGCTCCTGAACGACGCCCAGCGCGGACCCATAAGCCCCGTCGACTCGCCGGTGCACGCCCTGCGCCGGGCTGTCGCCGAGGCCCCCGACCGCACCTTCCTCACCTACTTCGACGGACGGCTCAGCTACCGCGAGGTCGACGAGCTGAGCGACTCCGTCGCCGGACACCTCGCCGCCCGCGGCCTGGAGCGCGGCGACCGGGTCGCCGTCCTGCTGCAGAACTCCCCGCTCTTCGTCCTCACCGTCCTCGGCGCCTGGAAGGCCGGCGCGACCGTCCTGCCCGTCAACCCCATGTACAAGTCGGGCGAGGTCACCCACGTCCTGCGGGACGGCGAGGTCACCGCGCTGATCTGCTCCGACCGCGCCTGGGAGTCGTACCTGCGCGAGACGGCCGCCGACTCGCCCGTACGCGTCGTGCTGACCGGCTGCGAACTGGACCTCCAGACGCGGGGCGACGCACGCGTGCTGAACTTCGAGCGGCTGCCCCAGGCGCCGGACGCCGACGACCTGCTGACCGTCGCACGGGCCGGACACAAGGCCCCCGAGGGCCGCGACCCGGGCCCGTCGGACATCGCGCTGATCAGCTACACCTCGGGCACCAGCGGAGCCCCCAAGGGGGCCACCAACACCCACGCCAACATCATGTACAACGCCGAGCGGCAGCGGACCGGCCTCGCGCTGCCCGAGGCACCCGTGTACTTCGCGATGGCGCCGCTGTTCCACATCACCGGGATGGTCTGCCAGTTCGCCGCGTGCCTCAACAGCGTGGGCACCCTCGTCCTCGTGTACCGCTTCGAGACGGGGGTCGTCCTCGACGCGTTCGCCGAGCACCGGCCCCACTACACGGTCGGCCCCTCGACCGCCTTCATGGCCCTGGCCGCGCACCCGTCCGTCACGCCGGACCACTTCTCCTCCTTCGTGAACATCTCCTCCGGGGGCGCGCCCGTGCCGCCCGCGCTCGTCGAGAAGTTCCGGGCGGGCTTCGGGCCGTACATCCGCAACGGCTACGGACTCACCGAGTGCACCGCACCCTGCGCCTCCGTACCGCCCGGCCGTGAGGCCCCCGTCGACCCGGTCTCCGGGACGCTGGCCGTCGGCCTGCCGGGACCCGACACGGTCGTCCGGATCGTCGACGACCAGGGCGCGGAGGTGCCCTTCGGCGAGCAGGGCGAGATCCTCGTACGCGGTCCGCAGGTCGTGCCCGGCTACTGGCGCCGGCCCGAGGCCACCGCGGAGACCTTCCCGGACGGCGAGCTGCGCACCGGCGACATCGGCTTCATGGACGCGGACGGCTGGCTCTACGTGGTCGACCGCAAGAAGGACATGATCAACGCGTCCGGCTTCAAGGTGTGGCCGCGCGAGGTCGAGGACGTCCTCTACACCCACCCCGCGGTACGCGAGGCGGCCGTCGTCGGGGTGCCCGACGGATACCGCGGCGAGACCGTCAAGGCGTACATCAGCCTCCGGCCGGGCGCCGAGGAGGACCCGGCCGCACTCGCCGCATACTGCAAGGAGAGACTGGCCGCCTACAAATACCCGCGTCAGGTCGAGATCCTGCCCGACTTGCCGAAGACGGCAAGTGGGAAGATCCTCCGTCGGGAGCTGCGTTCCCGGACGCAGGACGGTCAGTAG
- a CDS encoding TetR/AcrR family transcriptional regulator: MPRTTDGDGTPVPRRLLAAATRLFAERGYDRTSVQEIVEAAGVTKGALYHYFGSKDDLLHEVYARVLRVQQERLDAFADADAPVEERLRGAAADVVVTTIDNLDDAAIFFRSMHHLSPEKNKQVRAERRRYHERFRALIEEGQEAGVFSTATPADLVVDYHFGSVHHLSTWYRPDGPLPPKEVADHLADLLLRALRP, from the coding sequence GTGCCCAGGACGACGGACGGGGACGGCACGCCCGTCCCGCGGCGGCTGTTGGCGGCCGCCACCCGGCTCTTCGCCGAGCGCGGTTACGACCGCACCTCGGTCCAGGAGATCGTCGAGGCGGCCGGTGTCACCAAGGGGGCGCTTTACCACTACTTCGGCTCCAAGGACGACCTGCTCCACGAGGTGTACGCACGTGTGCTGCGGGTTCAGCAGGAGCGGCTCGACGCCTTCGCCGACGCGGACGCGCCTGTGGAGGAGCGGTTGCGGGGTGCCGCCGCCGATGTCGTCGTCACGACGATCGACAACCTCGACGACGCGGCGATCTTCTTTCGCTCCATGCACCACCTGAGTCCCGAGAAGAACAAGCAGGTACGGGCCGAACGGCGCCGCTACCACGAGCGCTTCCGCGCGCTGATCGAGGAGGGGCAGGAGGCGGGGGTCTTCTCCACTGCCACCCCGGCCGACCTGGTCGTGGACTACCACTTCGGTTCCGTCCACCACCTCTCCACCTGGTACCGCCCCGACGGCCCGCTCCCTCCGAAGGAAGTCGCCGACCACCTGGCGGACCTGCTGCTGCGGGCGCTCAGACCGTAG